A single region of the Pirellulales bacterium genome encodes:
- the uvrA gene encoding ABC-ATPase UvrA (The UvrABC repair system catalyzes the recognition and processing of DNA lesions. UvrA is an ATPase and a DNA-binding protein. A damage recognition complex composed of 2 uvrA and 2 uvrB subunits scans DNA for abnormalities. When the presence of a lesion has been verified by uvrB, the uvrA molecules dissociate) gives MLKNISIRGAREHNLKNIDVEIPRDTLTVLTGLSGSGKSSLAFDTIYAEGQRRYVESLSAYARQFLELMQKPDVDHIEGLSPAISIEQKTTSRNPRSTVGTVTEIYDYLRLLFARVGVPYSPATGLPIESQTVSQMADRILALPEGTRLYLLAPLVRGRKGEYRKELAELQKKGFQRAKIDGKFYDIGETPALDKKLKHDIEIVVDRIVVKADIGNRLPDSIETA, from the coding sequence ATGCTGAAGAACATCTCCATTCGCGGCGCGCGCGAGCACAATCTGAAAAACATCGACGTCGAGATTCCGCGCGACACGCTGACGGTGCTCACGGGTTTGTCGGGCTCGGGCAAATCCTCGCTCGCCTTCGACACGATCTACGCTGAGGGCCAGCGCCGCTATGTCGAGTCGCTGTCGGCCTACGCGCGCCAGTTTCTCGAGCTGATGCAGAAACCCGATGTCGATCATATCGAGGGCCTGTCGCCCGCGATCTCCATCGAGCAGAAGACTACCTCCCGAAATCCGCGCTCGACCGTCGGCACGGTGACGGAGATCTATGACTACCTGCGTCTGCTGTTCGCGCGTGTTGGTGTGCCCTATTCGCCCGCGACCGGGCTGCCGATCGAAAGCCAGACCGTCAGCCAGATGGCGGACCGCATCCTCGCGCTGCCGGAAGGGACGCGGCTGTACCTGCTGGCGCCCCTCGTGCGCGGCCGCAAGGGCGAGTATCGCAAGGAGCTTGCGGAGCTTCAAAAGAAGGGTTTCCAGCGCGCCAAGATCGACGGCAAGTTTTACGACATCGGCGAGACGCCGGCACTCGACAAGAAGCTCAAACACGACATCGAGATCGTGGTCGACCGCATCGTGGTGAAAGCCGATATCGGCAACCGCCTGCCCGACTCCATTGAGACGGC
- the ssb gene encoding single-stranded DNA-binding protein yields the protein MAGSVNKVILVGNLGKDPEVRRMQSGDAVVNLSLATSETWRDKSSGERKEKTEWHRVVIFNKNLAEVAEKYLRKGSKVYVEGSLQTRKWTDKDGNEKYSTEVVLQNFRGELTMLDTKGGDGGGGRSFGGGAGDAPASFDRSEMDDEIPF from the coding sequence ATGGCGGGAAGCGTGAACAAGGTCATTCTGGTGGGCAATCTGGGCAAGGACCCGGAAGTCCGCCGCATGCAGAGCGGCGACGCCGTCGTGAACCTGTCCCTGGCCACCTCTGAAACCTGGCGCGACAAGTCGTCCGGCGAGCGCAAAGAGAAGACCGAATGGCACCGCGTGGTGATCTTCAACAAGAACCTTGCGGAGGTTGCCGAAAAATACCTGCGCAAGGGCTCCAAGGTTTACGTAGAGGGCTCGTTGCAGACCCGTAAATGGACCGACAAGGACGGCAACGAAAAATACTCGACAGAAGTCGTGCTTCAGAACTTCCGGGGCGAACTCACCATGCTCGATACCAAGGGCGGTGACGGCGGCGGCGGCCGGTCCTTCGGTGGCGGTGCGGGCGATGCTCCGGCCAGTTTCGACCGCTCCGAAATGGACGACGAAATCCCGTTCTGA